Below is a genomic region from uncultured Sunxiuqinia sp..
ACAAAATGGCAATGATCGGCTTAATTTTAATCGAAAATAGCAGCAAAAGTCTGTTGGTACATTGTTTGAAATTTATTTGTTGTAATCATTGATGTTGAACTAAAAAAAGGAGGATTTAGTTATGTTACCATTAATCAAACAAAACAGAAACGTGCCGAATTTATTCGACGATTTCTTTGGGAGAAATTTCTGGAACGATGTCTTTGATAAACCAGAATGGAGTTCAAGCCCCGCGGTAAATGTGTATGAACATAAAGAGGATTTCGAGATTGAAGTAGCTGCACCAGGATTGGACAAGAAAGATTTTCAGATCGACCTGAAAGACAATGTTCTGACCGTTTCGTCTCAAAAGAAAGAGCAAAAAGAAGAGAAAGATGGAAAAAAGATTGTATTCAGTGAGTTTAACTATTCTTCATTCAGCCGTTCATTCAGATTACCGGAAGGTGTTGATGCCAAAAAAATTAAGGCAAAACACAAAGACGGTATTTTAACAATTCTACTTCCTAAAAGGGAAGAATACAAAGAACATGCACCACGAATGATAGACATTTCATAGGAAGGTAGTTTTAGTTTAGTTAGTAAATGAGCCTCACCAATTGGTGGGGCTTTTTGCTAACTAGTATGTTGAGACAACTTGAAAATCGACATCGTGCTTTACAATTCTCAAATGCTCCAACACCTCTTTGCTTCTAATTCCAATTATACCATAAACTGCTTTTCCGGGCCAAAGGACTTGCCTTTCGAGCTGAAAATTCATCAGCTCATCTTTCAGTTTTAGGTTCTCATTCTTTCGTTGATTATCAACCGCAGAAGCAATATCACCAGTTATACTCGGAGTATCTTCTTCGAAATAAGAACGCTCGTAATAATAGTCGTCATCGTCATCAAGCGAAGAGTAAAAGGCCGCCTCTGCCAACCAAACCGGAGCAAATAAAATCATTAGTGGTGACCTTCTCTGTCTTACTTTTTTTGCTAACCAGGCATTGTGTATGCGCTCAACTGGTTCGTCACCGTTATAAAAAGACAATTGCATTCCATGAACAGGTTTTTTCCCATTGTTCATGATTCGAACACTGATTACATGAATATGCTTTCGTTTAGCCCAGCGAGACGCTTGTTTATTCCCTGTTTTATCCAACACCCCATCAACATAACTAAAACCAAACTGCTGATCATCCTGAAGCTGTGGGTACGACCACGCACTAATCGCTGAAATTGTTTTGTGTTGCGTGGCACAAGACGAAAAAAGGCAAACTGTAATTAATAGTAAAATAGAAATACGACACATGACTAAACAACATAAATATGAGATGCAAAGATATTATTTTACAAAATACTAAAGCCACCTATTCTTCTTAAATAACCAAAATTGAAAGCCAACAATTGTTAAAAGAATAATAATAAAGATCAAAAATGCTAAGGGACTATCAGCTTTTGGTATTCCGGCCAAGTTCACCCCAAGCAGTCCGGTAAAAAAGCCCAGAGGTAAAAAAAAGGCAGCAACAATTGTCAACACGTACATCCGTTTATTCATCTCATCGTTTTGCCTGTTGTACAAGGTCTCCTGGCTAACAGTTCCCATGTCACGTG
It encodes:
- a CDS encoding Hsp20/alpha crystallin family protein, with translation MPNLFDDFFGRNFWNDVFDKPEWSSSPAVNVYEHKEDFEIEVAAPGLDKKDFQIDLKDNVLTVSSQKKEQKEEKDGKKIVFSEFNYSSFSRSFRLPEGVDAKKIKAKHKDGILTILLPKREEYKEHAPRMIDIS